One Drosophila santomea strain STO CAGO 1482 chromosome X, Prin_Dsan_1.1, whole genome shotgun sequence DNA segment encodes these proteins:
- the LOC120455841 gene encoding uncharacterized protein LOC120455841: METIGADDYTTAELRNWCEKLSMQKSGNKATLAARLNGVPPEARGVCPVIGELEGEIANNDLEHEIVGESAPEVDMESPRSMIEDAAAGVVPPSSEHCTNAESMNVHDDARPSTSTNHRDSELAREEHFPEVSTQFDAMQRQLRLLQLENEMLKLESARRHNAATSDQNSAATSDQNSAATSGHNKATPLIRSSVAKPNQHKDATQDQEVAGGDARSEEAFVNKQTLLAMAKEMIPIFDGASNNKLNVSTWVAQLNAVSKMFKLSDDVIRMLVMSKLKDHAQIWLHSSERLLTLPVQELLFQLGEAFHGKESKIISRRKFQERKWKPSEDFSTYFKEKTLLATQIRIDDEELIDNIIEGIPDSLLRQQAHMHCFNSSAQMLHAFAKVSLRKPLLSPAGRVKVSFDKEPGSAPPKRCFNCNAVGHFAADCRKPKREYGACYACGSKDHLVYNCTERKFVSDNEYNA, encoded by the exons atgGAAACCATCGGTGCGGACGATTATACAACAGCAGAACTGCGCAATTGGTGTGAAAAGCTCAGCATGCAGAAAAGCGGTAACAAGGCCACGCTTGCGGCGCGATTGAACGGTGTGCCCCCAGAAGCCCGAGGAGTTTGCCCGGTGATTGGCGAATTAGAAGGCGAAATCGCTAACAATGATTTGGAGCACGAAATCGTCGGAGAGTCAGCACCAGAGGTCGACATGGAAAGCCCAAGGAGCATGATCGAGGACGCCGCCGCTGGAGTGGTGCCGCCAAGCAGCGAACACTGCACCAATGCTGAAAGCATGAATGTTCATGACGACGCCAGGCCCTCAACATCTACCAATCATCGCGATTCGGAGTTGGCACGCGAGGAACATTTTCCAGAAGTTTCTACGCAGTTCGACGCCATGCAGCGTCAACTAAGGCTGCTCCAATTGGAAAACGAAATGTTGAAATTGGAATCTGCTCGACGCCATAACGCTGCCACATCGGATCAAAACAGCGCTGCCACATCGGATCAAAACAGCGCTGCCACATCGGGTCATAACAAGGCTACCCCACTAATTCGAAGCAGTGTTGCCAAACCAAATCAACACAAGGATGCCACTCAAGATCAAGAAGTCGCTGGCGGAGATGCCAGATCGGAGGAAGcatttgtaaataaacaaacattgcTAGCAATGGCCAAGGAAATGATTCCGATATTCGACGGTGCTTCTAACAACAAACTCAATGTTAGCACATGGGTCGCCCAGCTCAACGCGGtctcaaaaatgtttaagctaAGCGACGATGTAATTCGCATGCTAGTGATGTCCAAATTAAAGGACCATGCTCAAATTTGGTTGCACTCTTCGGAACGTTTGCTGACTTTGCCGGTTCAAGAACTTCTATTTCAACTTGGTGAAGCTTTCCACGGTAAGGAGAGCAAAATAATATCTCGACGCAAGTTTCAAGAGCGCAAGTGGAAACCGTCGGAAGATTTCTCCACATACTTCAAAGAAAAAACGCTGTTGGCTACACAGATTCGAATAGACGATGAGGAGCTAATCGACAACATCATTGAAGGGATTCCCGACTCCCTTCTACGACAACAGGCACACAtgcactgttttaattcgTCTGCGCAGATGTTGCACGCATTTGCCAAGGTCTCGTTACGTAAACCGCTACTTTCTCCGGCTGGACGTGTTAAGGTTTCGTTCGATAAGGAACCTGGTTCGGCGCCTCCAAAAAGGTGCTTCAATTGCAATGCTGTTGGGCATTTCGCCGCCGACTGCCGCAAGCCCAAGCGCGAGTATGGAGCCTGCTACGCATGTGGCAGTAAGGATCATCTGGTGTACAACTGCACTGAGAGGAAGTTCGTATCCGACAACGAATAT AATGCCTAA